The following DNA comes from Dehalococcoidia bacterium.
ACTGGTATCGCATCCAGTGAACAGAGGGCTCCATCTTGAACAAGCAATCCAAACCCGCCGATGCCCCATCGGCGCATGAACAGCTCAATCCGTATATTTCCGCGCGTCGGGAATGGAATGAGCGCTACGGCGATTATGTGTCGCAGGCCAAAAACTGGCGCATTGTGGCGGTGTTATCCGGGATCACGGCAATTATGGCGGTGGCCGGTGTTGTTTATATCGGCGCGCAGAGCAAATTCATTCCCTATGTGGTGGCTGTCGATCAGCACGGCAGCGCTGTGGCCGCCGGTATTGCCGACCGGGCTTCAGCCGCTGATCCGCGTGTGATTCGCTCGCTCATCGGGCGATTCATTACCGATTTGCGCGGGGTGATTTCCGATCAGCAAGCCGAGAAGGCAGCTATTGATCGGGTGTATTCCATGCTTCCCTCGGGCGCTGCTTCGACCACCGTTATTTCGGGCTGGTTCAAAGAACAATCGCCCTTTTCCCGTGCGGCGACGGAAACCATTTCCGTGGAGGTGGAGAGCATTCTGCCGATTTCTGATAAATCCTGGCAGGTCGATTTCCGCGAAACCGCCCGCTCGCCCAATGGCATGTTGCTTTCTAAAAAGCGCTACCGCGCCACGCTGACCACCGAACTCTCCCCCGTCACCAACGAGAAATTGATTCGCCTGAATCC
Coding sequences within:
- a CDS encoding VirB8/TrbF family protein, which produces MNKQSKPADAPSAHEQLNPYISARREWNERYGDYVSQAKNWRIVAVLSGITAIMAVAGVVYIGAQSKFIPYVVAVDQHGSAVAAGIADRASAADPRVIRSLIGRFITDLRGVISDQQAEKAAIDRVYSMLPSGAASTTVISGWFKEQSPFSRAATETISVEVESILPISDKSWQVDFRETARSPNGMLLSKKRYRATLTTELSPVTNEKLIRLNPIGLFVTEISITQIL